AAGGAATAAAAAGATTGAAAGAGTATTTAAGTAAATGAAAAAATTTATACTATTTGACAACGACGGAGTTTTAGTCGAAACTGAACCTTTATATTTTGAAGCTAATGTAAAAGCTTTGAGTGAACTTGGAATCAAGCTTACGTTTGAGAGATATATGAAAATTATGGCAAGAGGTGGAACTGCTTGGGAAGTTGCAAGAGAAGCTGGAATTACAAAAGAAGTAATTGATAAAAAAAGATTTCAAAGAGATGAGTATTATCAAGAATTTATTAAAACAAGAGATATTGAGATTCCTGATGTAAAAGAGATATTAAAAGAGCTTTCAAAAAAATATAAAATGGGAATTATTACAACTTCAAGAAGAGTTGATTTTGAACTAATTCATAAAAATAGAGGAATTACTGATTTTATGGATTTTGTTTTATGTGTTGAAGATTATCCTAAAGCTAAGCCTTATCCTGATCCATATTTAGCAGGTTTAGAAAAGTTTAAAGCAAATGCTTCTGAAGCTATTGTAGTAGAAGATTCACAACGTGGTCTAAGCTCTGCTGTTAATGCTGGAATTGATTGTGTTATTGTTAAAAATGAGTTCACTT
This sequence is a window from Poseidonibacter parvus. Protein-coding genes within it:
- a CDS encoding HAD family hydrolase, which produces MKKFILFDNDGVLVETEPLYFEANVKALSELGIKLTFERYMKIMARGGTAWEVAREAGITKEVIDKKRFQRDEYYQEFIKTRDIEIPDVKEILKELSKKYKMGIITTSRRVDFELIHKNRGITDFMDFVLCVEDYPKAKPYPDPYLAGLEKFKANASEAIVVEDSQRGLSSAVNAGIDCVIVKNEFTLTHDFSKASYRIDTLKDLLNIL